CCGTTTATTTCATCTAAAATCTTGTTATAGTCCTCAACCAAACCTTTAATATTTTCAACAACAGCATCTATATCATTTTTAATTTCAATTGTTACTTCCTCTTCTGAAATTTCATTTAGGGAAAACCTTACCCCGTCAATGGTAAACTGGTTACTGCTTCTTTTCATTCCTTCAACGCCGTTTAACGTAAACTCTGCATCTGTTCCCTGGGTATAGGTCCCGTCAACAATTCCTAATGCCTTTAAAAGCCCGTTTTCTTCATGGGTATCCACAAATGTAATGGATGACGCAGCACCTTCAACAGTGGATGTTAAAGTAAATTTGTCATTTAAAGAATCATACTGGATTCTTACACCGGCATCACTGTTATTTATTGCGTTCATAACATCCCTTAATGTTGCGTTTTTGTAACTTTTGCCCACATCAATAACTACATCATTTATTGTAAATACAACATTTTCCTCCGGATTATCTATAGCCAAAGTGTTTTTAAAATTATCTTTAATGCTCTCAAGACCGGATGCTAAGGATATCCTGTTGCTGGTATTATCCTCCGGCATAAAACCTAATTTCTTAAGGTCACCGGAAAATGAGGTTCCATCTGCCAGCATTAAAGTACTGCCGTTTAAAAGCACATTAAACTCCACTCTTCCGCCAGAATTGCTAACTTTCACCTTACCTGCGCCAAAAGCTTTAGACAGTGAGGCGTTTATATCTTCAATCATATGATCAATATCGCTATAATCCTTTAATTCAATTGTTTTGGTAACACCGTCTAAAGTAACATTTATTTTTCTTCCGACAAGCTGAAAATCCTCTACAGCTTCACTTGCAATTATGTTTCTGGTAATATTTGATGTGCCTTCAATTTTTGCACCTGAAGCCAGGGAATGAACCTGTATGGTGTAAACTTTGCTTTCTGCCGCCGAACCTGCAACAGCTGTTACCGCTTTTTCATTGCTTGAACTTATATTAAATAAATTAAATGCAGATAAAGACCTGAAATTTGTTTCAGGTTTTAAAAGGTTAAAGTATTTGTCAGAAAAGGCTCTCAGCTTATTTGTAACATCCCTGTACATATCCCTTTTCCACTCTAAAATCTGCTTGTCCTGCTCGACTTTGTCCACTTTCATTTTTTCAATGTACATTAATTGTTCTATCATATATCCTGTATCTACTCCTGATACAAGACCTGAAAATCTCAATCTGCTGTATTCCGTGTTGTAGATACCATATAAAGACATAGTTCTACCTCCTCTCGTCCACCAATATGCCGGCTAATTCCCACATTTTTGCTACCATGTCTAAAATTTTTTCAGAAGGAATTTCCCTTATAACTTCTTTTGTTTCTGTATTAATAACCTTAACTAATATTTCCTTTGTTCCCTCATGTATTGAAAATTCCAACTGGGTTCGAGCTCCTATAATCGCCTTGTTTGCCTTTTCAATAGCATCAATGATTTCCTTAGCTGTAACGTCAGAATAATTTTGGCCCTCATCTTTTGTGACTTTTTGTACATTATTATTTTCTAAACTGGTTTTCTTTACACCAAGGGTATTTTGAACTGTATTTTGTGTGTTTTTTAATTGCATTAAAGAAGCATCCATGCTATCAATTCTCATAAAAAATCCCTCCGTGATATTTCCTTCATATCTATTATCGGAATTTCACTACACATAGTTTACAATTAATTTCAGTGCTTTATTTCAAGGTATACGGCAGTTTTTATTAAAAAAATTTTAATTTGTTTTTAAAAAATAAGAGAGTTCTTATTTAATATAAAAACTCCCTTAAAGTGTCAAATTATTATTGGGTTTTTGTTAAGTCTTTACCGAGGTTTTTATTTACGGGGGTTTTTATTTACGGGTTTTTTTACTTATTGAAATTAATCATTTAAAATTAATTAATCAAAATCAATTACTCAAAATTAGTTGCTTAAAATATCTGTACTTACATTGAAAATAGATAAAGATCTTTCAACCTCAGCTTTCCAGTCTGAAAATATGGGAAGCATCTCATTTTGTATATGTTCTTCTAAATTTGAAGCAACTTCACTTTCATAATTCTCCACTACTTTGCTCATACAGTCTTTAATTTTAGCTGTAAGAACGTCTATCTGACTGTCTGGTAGCATTTCCTGCATGTTTTTAATTGCCTTTTCAATACATATAATTCCATGCATTGTATCTTCTAAAACCGTCCTGGCTTCTTCATAACGAAGTTCGGACAATCTCTTTTGTATATGATTAATTCCTTTTTCCATTGTCTGAAGCAGTGGGAAAATGTGTTTTACAACCTGGATATTTTTGTCCATTATACTCAACCTCCCTTTGTCTTTCCCATAATATTTTTTAATTAAGTTAATTATGGTAAGACTTTTACGGAAATATTTTGTTTAATTGCATTTTTTACTATATCGGTAAATTTCCACTGCTTCCTTACCACTTTTTTAAAATAATTTTTTTATCTTATAAAAGTTAATATGAGATTGTATTCCCTATATAGAAAATTTTTGATAAAATATGCATAAATAATATAGAAAGAAGGGAGAGGAAAAGCAGGGAATGTCATACAAAGTCACTGTGGGGAAATACCATTCTAGAGAAATGTATTGAAAATGTTCAGTATAATGTTTCTACTCCAAATGATTACATATTTACTTCTAGATGTAATAATAAAAATTTAGTAAAAATAACAGGATATATTGACACTGAAGAGAGAACTATAGCACTATATGAATGGGCATTACTTCCAGCAACCAATCCTGACTGTTATAAAGAAATAACTATAGAACATTATAAATCAGAAAAATTGTTAAGAAAGGTTATACTTTCGAAGGCATTTGTGGTAAAATATACTGAAAGTTATTCCAGCGACGAAGGTGTAGGTACTTTTACCATTCATATAAAGCCGCTGTACGGACAAGAAATTGAAGTTTTATGTGAAGCGCCATCCGCAACTTACAATGCAAATTCAACTCCTCTACCTGAGTTGGAAGAAGAAACGAAAAATAAGATAATCGTTGAACAAAAACAGAATACTGTCGATCTGATGACAACAAAAAGCATAACAAGTAATTCGGATTCAAAAATGGTATGTGCACCCTTTACTGAATATGGAACTATACTGAGTAAAGATGAAGCTGCGGAAGATGAGAGTTTACGGAATGTACATAGAATAATAAAGAAAATTTTGGAAGAAGGACCAGAATGGAAATCACAGGAAGCATTAGAACGACATCTTAAAAAAAGAATCCAGAGGGATCAAGTCCCTTCCAATTGGACGGTTATTGACTATAATAACAAAATAATAGAGGTTTGTAGTAATCCGGACAGTTGCATTTATGAATATTATCAAGAAGAATTTGATCAAAAATATTATATATTTGGGGATGGGGATTGGATTGTAATGGTTGGTGAAAATGGTATTATGGAGACAACTTTTCCACCAGATACAATGACATATTCGGATTACCTGAATGAACATTTAAAAGTTGAATTTATTGGAAAGATTGGAGATGTGTATAAATAATGATTGATAACAAAATGAAAATTAAAGATTATGGTTATGATGTTAGTCAAGTTCTAGATGTTAGTCCATTTGAATATATTGATACATTTGCGTGTAGGAGTTATTTGACAGATATATTCTATTCTTTGGATGATGAGGATAAAGCTATATTGAAAGAATATGATAAAAAGCTTTTATTAAGGGCGGAGGAATTTTATAATTATTTAAAACCAATATATCGTTGGGGAAGTAGTGAAAAGCCTTATACGCATTGGTGGTGGCACTTGGATAAAGTAATATCAGGCGAGTTAAACGTAGATATTGAACAATGGAAAGTTGAAATAAATGGGGAAACTATGAGCATTTAATCCTGATACATAAATCCTTTTTTCTGAAAATTAACCGTCCAATAGATTTCAAAAGGAAATATAAATTATTTTGTGGTGCGGCCGGGCAAGGCCGTGGAGTACAGCGGGTGGAAACCCCGCCGAGGAAACCTTAAGCCGAGGAACTAGTAGCAAGTCTTGGAGTATCAGTAGCGATATTGATGCTTAAGCGTAGACAGTTAGGCAGTAGGTCCGAAGTCCGCAAGGGCGAGTGATTGAACCTCGAAAATTTTACAAAGTCGGGAAGGCCGACTGGCTCACAAACCAGGAAGGCAGGATTGCATCAAGCGTTAACGGCGAGCGTGATGTGGCTTCCCCGAGGTCAAAGAGCCGGGCATACTGTACAAAGACTCCACGGTAACCCGGGAGACCCTGACGATTCTTGCGAAAGCAAGTATGATGTACAACCGATAAAAAGGAAGGAAGTCAAAAGATTGTCAGGGAGTCGGATAACCTAATAGTATTAATGATGCTGGGTAATGCCGGAGGAGAAAAGGAGGTTACGTACAATCGCTCTTGTTAAGGAAACATTAACTACACACAGGGGTAGGGATTGATGGAAACGAAATAAGCCGTCTAAAAACACATAGTTATAAACCACAACCCGCAAGAAGAACATATATACCGAAAGCGAATGGGAAAGAACTAAGGCCACTGGGCATAGCTGCATACGAGGACAAGATAGTACAGATGGGACTTGCAAGAATACTGGAAGCAATCTATGAGCAAGATTTTCTTGACTTTTCTTATGGTTTCAGACCAAACAGGAGCGGTCATGATGCGCTGAGAGCAATAAACAAAACAATTATAAAAGATAAGATAAACTATATAGTTGATGCAGATATAAAAGGATTCTTCAACAACGTTGACCATGAATGGATGATGAAGTTTATAGGACACAGGATAGCGGACCCAAACATAAAAAGGCTGATAGTGAGATTTCTAAAAGCAGGGATAATGGAGAGAGGTAGATTTGAAGCAACAGACAAGGGTACAGCCTAGGGTTCAGTAGTTTCACCGATATTGGCAAACATATATCTTCATTATGTGCTTATGGTTTGAGAAAGTGATAAAGAAAAGGAGCAAAGGGGAAGTTTTTATTATCCGTTATTGTAAATTTTCAAATTAAATTAGATAATATTTTCAAATTATTTTAGGTCAATTTTACCACAAATTAGTGAATATTTTCAAATTAAAATAGGAACGCGATAATCAAATTTTCAAATTCCAGTAGGATTCAAAATAAAATTTGGAAAAATAAGTATTGCATAACACTTTCAAATTTGTATAATAAAAATGAGCAGATTAACTGCTCTTAAAATTTTAATCAAAATATTGATAATAGAAAACTTTTAAGTATAAATTCAATAAGTTTACAACATTTATTACTTAAACGGTTTATAACCGTTGTACTAAGGCTGCCGGTTAAAGATAAAAGTATTTTAGATATCAAAGTCTTTTTGTCCTTGGTATACGATTTCTTCATCTACATGCTTTTGCTTTATTGAACAAGCATACATAAGGCTTGAGGTTGCAAGACTGTTAACAAGGCGGGGTACGCCTTTTGATGCAGAATAAATAGCTTCAATTGCAGCCTGGGTATATAGTACAAAGACATTATTGCTTGTTGTATCTGATGAAACATTGTAACCTTCTTATGTGAAGGCACTTCTCCTAAAGATATTAAAAGACCCCGGTAAAAATCCATAACGGTAACTGTTGAGAGAGAAAAATAGCAGGGTTTGTAAAGTCCGGATTTAACCCGGCTGAAAATTTTCTTAAGGCGGTGGATTTCCATTCCCGGTTCACCGACTAAAAGAAACATTCCCGGATGTTTTGAATATATTTAAATCTTGAATTTAATTCCTTAATATCTTCACTTTCATAAACATCAGAAATATCAATTTCTTTTCCAAAAGGATTGTATTTTAGTCCAAAAAACTGTCTGAACATAATTATTTCTCTCCTTCCATAATTGTTTTAAATGAAATTGTTTGTTTTGATTTAGGCATGTCAGCATGTGTTACAGATACTTCGTTATTTTGTAAATCCACTATTAACTCAGAATTTTTAGGTCTGCCCCTTCGTTTCATATGGGCATTGTCATGAAAATTAACCTGCAAGGCTTCACCGATTTTCTTGCCTTCATAGTATATGAATACCGGCTCTTCTAAACTCTTAATTTTATTCATATTAAGTTGGGATAAAAATCTTTTTCTAACTGTTAAAAAGAACCTTTCTATTTTTCCCCGGCTATGTGCAACAAAGGGTTTCGAATGTATAAGAGCGCATCCTACGTCCGCGCACATAAATTCAAACTGCTGTGAACGGTAAATCTTCCCATTGTCCGTATAGAGCAGGGAAGGTATGCCTCTTCCTGTATGTAAGGTCCATACATTAAATCCCCATACCACAACTCATTTATATATTGATGTGCAAATCTTTTAATTTCTTTTTTCTCTTCAGTTTCATAAATGCTTTCATGATTTGAAAATTTTAAAAACCTGTATAGTGTGGTAAGTGATATTTGCCCTTCTTTTAATATGCCTTTTTTTATTAGTTTATCATAGATGATTGTAGTAGGCGCTTTAGGATATTTTCTTTTCGTCTCAAGGATTTTTTCAGCAAGTTCTGTATCTATTTTTCTACAATTACCCCTGTCTTTCCGGTATCCGGGTTTTAATGCATCCAATCCTCCACGCATGTAATCACAGTACCAGGACTCTATTGTTTTAGGTGAATATTTTCTTATGCCATAGTGTGGCATTTCTACGGGTTTTGATGAAATTTGAGCATAATAGTCCTTACGATTATTCACTTGTCCATTTAGGATCGGACTTATCAGTGAAAATCTTTTTAACGCAATGGCATTTCTTACCTCTTCACTTAACATATTCCTGACCTCCTGTTGCATTTTTAGGAAGCCATGACCGGTCAGGCTGTTCTTTACCACGGATGTTACCATAGTTATTTGCTCAAGTAAAGGAAAATATGGTGTTGGTTGATTTCATTAAAAATTTTTCATAAGACGCTTTTTAAAATCCTATTTTAATGTTATAATCATGCTGCAAGAAATGTTTTAGCGGTAGCTTGATAGTATTTTTGAGAGAATAGTTGAATGTTGGGGAATTCTCTTACTACTATTGCTAAAACGTTTCTTGCTTTTTCTGTGTTTCCAAGAGTTTCATCCGGTAATTTCACTTTGTGTATTATTTGTCTTAATCCATTTTGTATTGTATTGAGATTTTTAATGAATTTTTTTCTGTAATAGTATAGAATTTGCCTTGAAAACTGTACGTTGTTTTTTAGATTTAGTTGTTTTATAACTGAATTAATACTACCTTTACGATAAAATAAATTATATATGTATTCAAAAATATGATTTATTGCATTAATAAATCCGGTAAACAAAAGTTAGAATATATGATATGGTGCATCCACATAGAGGACATATATAGCGTCTGATTACTATTTTCCTTTATATTCTTTTGAGTAATAATATCTTTCATAGAAGCCATGTTTGCGGAAACTAACTAATTTATTGCATTTTGATTGTGACATCTTTTAGTTGGTGGCGGTGGAAAAGGATAATTTCTCCCAAGTTTAATATATTCATGAATTCCTTCATGAACATTGAAGATATATTGCATTTTTACATCACCCTCCGCAATATATTATAAAAAATAATCCTACTGTAAAGTGAAAATATTTTTTCAAATTGCGGTAGGGTTAAAAATTTTTTTCACCTATTTTAATGTGATAAAATAAGGGTAGATTTACCTAAATTAAAATGAAAATCTACATTCTACTATGGAAATTTCATCTGTTACAACCTCTATTTTTTTATTTTCAAGACTCATATCAATATTCAATAAATATTGCAGTGCATGTATTATAGCCTGTAATTCTGCTTGTATATTTTTTTTACACTTTAGATTTGTATATCCAAGTATTTTATTTTTACCAGGATTAATTATTAAAAAACTAATTCCTGCTTTGCTTTTCTTAAAAGAACCATCTGTATATATTTTTATATTTTTCATATATTCATCCATATACCTTTAATAAAAATTCCTTTCTCTTATTAAACTATTTAATAAGAGAATACCATTAAAATTACACAATTACAACGAAAATCATCCAATATTTTAATATATCTGTGTTATTCTGTGTTATTCTCAATTTTTCTTACAATAACACCTAATAACATTATTTTCGTTTTTCTTAATATATAGAACATATAAAAACTCCATTATCTTAAATAATATAACGGAGTTTCTAATATAATGTTTATTAATCTGATATTATTTCCTTATTCTCAATCTTGACCACATCTTGCAGCCTCTGTTTAGCCAAATTATAATTCAGTTCAAATCTCAATTCATTTAAATACTCCGGTAAATTCTTCGTTGGGAAAATGGCTTTCCAGATTTCTCTGCTAATTTGCAATGTTAATATTGATGTTTTATGGGCTTTTTCTATCCACTCGTCTGGTTTTCTCCAAATGCTCTCTTTACTAGGCGAAAAATGGACGGAAGAATTCCTTAATTTTTTTATTTCATCAAAAAATAATCTATAATCATTTGATGTTCTTTTCTTTTTATTTATTTTTAGTACAACTGTTTTATCCTCTCTTATTATTTGCTGTAGCCTTTCAATTTTCTCCTCAATGGAAAGAAAATCGTTAGGCTTGTTGCTTTCTCTTCCTAATAAATTATTTTTTTGAATATTTGTTAACCTATCTATATTTCTGCAATAGTAATCATAACCAATACTATTAATAAATGCTTCAAAAAATGAATAAAAACTTATTATCGATAACCTACTATAAGTTGCCACAGTTTGATTAGTATTTGATAGTGCTCTAAAAATATACTGATTTTCTTTATTTTTTTCATTTTGTTTTACAAAATTACTATATTCATGCATTTTATTAAAGGTATCTTCTGCTTTTACCAAAAGATAGAAAGCATCTCTTAATAAAAACTCCTCTTCTACACTAATATTCCCTGCGTGAATTCCTAGTCCAATTTTTGTTTGGTATGGTAAATAATTAGGATAAGGCAATTTTAAGTAATTAAATATCTCAATTAACCAGCCGTATTCTACACCCTTTGAATAAACATTATTATTACCCCTAAAAAAATTATTAAATTCGGTTGCAATAACATCTATATCCTTAATATTTTCAAATTTATCTTTATACTTTTCTATAATACTGTCTAAAAACTGGTTTACTTCATTCTCTTTTTTTGATAATTCTTCATCTGTCGAATTTATAATCCAATTATGTAATCCTTGTATCATCTCTTTGACTTCACTATTGGCAATTCCCCCATATCCTTTAGGTGTCAGAGAAAATAATAATTGAACGTATATCAATTTATTATTTAATCTATTTCTATTATCCAACCCACTTACCTCCCTACTGATTAAAAGTTAATAATTTTATAAATTAATCTATAATCTATGCTCATCTTCAAGGCTTATCTCATCCAATTTAAAACGCTCTTTTGAATCTAAAGGAAACCATGCTCTATGATTAATACTCACAGTGCCATTAGAAATGTAATCTAGTAAATTATTAATAAAATAGGCGTAGGATAAATCTTTAAGTTTATAGAAATGCCATTTTGAGCATTCTTCATTCGTAACTGGGTCGTTTGTCCAATATTTCATAAAATAATTTTTGCCTAGCACTAAATGATTAATATAAGACTTGCCGCCTACATTAGTAATTTCACTAACTCGTTCTATCAAATCTCTACAATATTCTCTTTCATAGTCATATGAAAATAACCCAATAAAACAGTTTATATCTGTTACCAATTCAGCAATTTGATTTAATTTTAATAATGTTACTCTCAAATCAGTTATATTCTGCTTAGATTTCACTTCTATTACTGCTCTAACTGAATCAGGTGTAACAAATACTAAGTCGCCATCCTTAAATAAAACAGGATATCTACTATCATACACTAAAATATCTACCTGACTAGAACATACTTCACCATTATGAATAAAACCTCTAGCAATTTTAATATGTTCAGGCATATATCTTCTTATAACATGACGTAATACCGACTCTTTTAATTCACCATCTGTTAGATAATGAGGGTCATTCATCAAAAATCTTATTCTATTTTTTGACGAACAAATCTCTTCACCTATAGACTTATAGTAATTTATTAAATCCAAATAATATCACCTCAACAAAATCATTATTTTTATAGAAATTTTTATTTTTCATCTTTACTCATGTTATATTTAATTTTACTTAATTCCATTATAATACAATTTTTAACTCTATTCTATTTAATCTCTAGATGCGATAGCGTCAATTTATTGTAGGAAAAAGAAAAGTAGATGGCATCCCATTTTTTATTTGTGCAACTATTTCAAATAACGGTCTCTTAGTAACGAAAGTGTTTTACATCATTTTGAGCCTTATTTTCTTTTATAATTCCTCTAACTTATTGTCTATTATACCATATAACTCTTTCTTTCTATAAAGAATTCATTTTACTCAATACTTGTGACAAATTAGTACGTTTTGTTATCTATGTTCCTTCACATTTTAACGCTACTTTTAAAAGAAAAAAGTATTTCTATTGTACCATTTTCCATTTTGTCAAGGCTAAAACAAGCGGGCAAAGCCCGGCCTTGACAAGTAGTAGGGCTCCGCGGGTCATGGTACTAAAGTTTTGCTTTTTTCTTTTCTTTTTCTTTTTTTATGTTTTTTCTTTTTCTTTGTCTTTTTTCCAGATATGTATAATTCCTATTGGATAGGCTTACTTGTAAACTTTCCCGTAATTTTTGCTTTATTATTACCTCATCCCTATCCGCATATACCTATAATACGCCTTAATTCTTTATATAAACCAGTTTTACACCCCTTATGAATAACAGTTAAATTACTATTCCATACACTCTCATACCTGTTTGATGACTTCTTTAATTCCTTAATTAATTTTTCCTGAATTTCTTGCCTACTAGATGCTAACTTTTTTTGTTTTTGTGCCATAACTATGTCATATACCTTACCGCCATTCTTCTTGTATATTATTAGCTTTGACATCTTTTCTACACCTTTTCTCGACCAGCCTTTAGGTCTTGAACTTAAACGGGATGAAAATACATGACTCACATGACCTTCAGCACTACAACCCACTATTCCTCTGTTTGACCTTATTTCTATACCATCCCAATTATTTAAAATATATCGCTTTGCATTTTTTATAGCCTTTATTTTATTTTCATTATCGCCTGTCTTTTCAATTATCTTTTTAAAAACCTTTGTTAGCATTTTTTTATCAGATAAATTCAAAGCCTCCTGTAAATCTTGGCTTATTGCTTCATCATTTAAATGTGTGGTCGCAACTCTTACGTATTTTTGAAGATGGTATCTATCAAGTACAAATTTACTTTTTGAAAGACAGTTAACTCCTTGCCTTATCCATGACGCCCCATCTCCTGATATATACACCGTCTCTAAAAAATCAACGTCATATTGTTTATATATGTATTCCGATACTTCAAGCCACAAATCTTCTGAATTCTTATACACTCCCCCAAAATATCGAACATTCTTTAATACTTTTCTCTTCTTATTACTTTTTTCAAAGTCAATTCCCTCATGCACATATACAAGTTTTGGCATAATTGTATTTCTCTTGCCCTTCTCATTCTGTCTCAATATACTTTTTTGTTGTAATGCTACATGGTCCTCATCGGCCTCAACATACAATATTTTTACTTCTCTCTTTTTATCTACTTTTATTTCAGGCTCAACTATTTCAATATTATGTATTTTATTCATCACTGCTTGTTTGCTGATTTCATCAATATATGTCGCCTTTTCTCCTGCCTTTCTGTAGCTGCTGTCAGCTGCTTCATCTATTGCATTAATTACAACATCGGCACTTACTCTGTCATGTGGTTCTACACCTACAATCCTGTCGACTAGGTGTTGTCTATTACCATTTTCCTTATGCTTAAAATATGTCCTGTTATAACTTAGTGTTCCAAATGTCGTTAAAATAGCTGTTTTATCTTTTCTTATAATTTCCCAATACTGTTTCCTTATTTCACAGTTACGGAAATATTCATCCATATCTTCAAGCACTTCTTTAAGTATATCGCGTCCAAGTTTAAATAAATCTTCTTTTAGACCAAGAACAAGATCAGCTAAGTCTTTTCCTTCTTCAATAAAATTTTTTATCTTTTTTTCAATTCTTTTTACCCCAAATTCATTAAAATGTTGTATACTATTATACATAGAAGATGTCATCCTTTCTATTTATTATTTTTGCTTAATTAATATCTTAACAGGATGTCATCTTCTTTTCAATTATATATGGTATTTTATGTCTCATTCCCTACAATAACTTTACGCTAACCTAGATGCCCTTGGATATTGAATGCAATTAATATCTATTAATATCTATAAAATATTT
The genomic region above belongs to Acetivibrio saccincola and contains:
- a CDS encoding ISLre2 family transposase, which translates into the protein MYNSIQHFNEFGVKRIEKKIKNFIEEGKDLADLVLGLKEDLFKLGRDILKEVLEDMDEYFRNCEIRKQYWEIIRKDKTAILTTFGTLSYNRTYFKHKENGNRQHLVDRIVGVEPHDRVSADVVINAIDEAADSSYRKAGEKATYIDEISKQAVMNKIHNIEIVEPEIKVDKKREVKILYVEADEDHVALQQKSILRQNEKGKRNTIMPKLVYVHEGIDFEKSNKKRKVLKNVRYFGGVYKNSEDLWLEVSEYIYKQYDVDFLETVYISGDGASWIRQGVNCLSKSKFVLDRYHLQKYVRVATTHLNDEAISQDLQEALNLSDKKMLTKVFKKIIEKTGDNENKIKAIKNAKRYILNNWDGIEIRSNRGIVGCSAEGHVSHVFSSRLSSRPKGWSRKGVEKMSKLIIYKKNGGKVYDIVMAQKQKKLASSRQEIQEKLIKELKKSSNRYESVWNSNLTVIHKGCKTGLYKELRRIIGICG
- a CDS encoding reverse transcriptase domain-containing protein translates to MVQMGLARILEAIYEQDFLDFSYGFRPNRSGHDALRAINKTIIKDKINYIVDADIKGFFNNVDHEWMMKFIGHRIADPNIKRLIVRFLKAGIMERGRFEATDKGTA
- a CDS encoding ribonuclease HI codes for the protein MDEYMKNIKIYTDGSFKKSKAGISFLIINPGKNKILGYTNLKCKKNIQAELQAIIHALQYLLNIDMSLENKKIEVVTDEISIVECRFSF
- a CDS encoding DUF6602 domain-containing protein — encoded protein: MDLINYYKSIGEEICSSKNRIRFLMNDPHYLTDGELKESVLRHVIRRYMPEHIKIARGFIHNGEVCSSQVDILVYDSRYPVLFKDGDLVFVTPDSVRAVIEVKSKQNITDLRVTLLKLNQIAELVTDINCFIGLFSYDYEREYCRDLIERVSEITNVGGKSYINHLVLGKNYFMKYWTNDPVTNEECSKWHFYKLKDLSYAYFINNLLDYISNGTVSINHRAWFPLDSKERFKLDEISLEDEHRL
- a CDS encoding flagellar protein FlaG codes for the protein MRIDSMDASLMQLKNTQNTVQNTLGVKKTSLENNNVQKVTKDEGQNYSDVTAKEIIDAIEKANKAIIGARTQLEFSIHEGTKEILVKVINTETKEVIREIPSEKILDMVAKMWELAGILVDERR
- the fliD gene encoding flagellar filament capping protein FliD; translated protein: MSLYGIYNTEYSRLRFSGLVSGVDTGYMIEQLMYIEKMKVDKVEQDKQILEWKRDMYRDVTNKLRAFSDKYFNLLKPETNFRSLSAFNLFNISSSNEKAVTAVAGSAAESKVYTIQVHSLASGAKIEGTSNITRNIIASEAVEDFQLVGRKINVTLDGVTKTIELKDYSDIDHMIEDINASLSKAFGAGKVKVSNSGGRVEFNVLLNGSTLMLADGTSFSGDLKKLGFMPEDNTSNRISLASGLESIKDNFKNTLAIDNPEENVVFTINDVVIDVGKSYKNATLRDVMNAINNSDAGVRIQYDSLNDKFTLTSTVEGAASSITFVDTHEENGLLKALGIVDGTYTQGTDAEFTLNGVEGMKRSSNQFTIDGVRFSLNEISEEEVTIEIKNDIDAVVENIKGLVEDYNKILDEINGLIHQKKNRDYRPLTKEQKDAMSEKEIELWEEKAKEGLLSNDNILFNILNEMRKALFDKVEGVSISVFDIGISTGAYYERGKLTLDEAKLKSALMNNFDEVVKLFTTKPEDSGVNTVNDREKVVQNYNQSGITQRIYDILQKNIRTTRDSSGKKGILLEKAGIVGDASEFNNLIVDEIKAKDSMIQKMLEIMYQKEEAYYRKFTAMEKMLSQMESQSVWLMQQLGLG